Proteins found in one Zea mays cultivar B73 chromosome 1, Zm-B73-REFERENCE-NAM-5.0, whole genome shotgun sequence genomic segment:
- the LOC124310635 gene encoding dUTP diphosphatase has product MAGIFGAIHSPAAACLFSPRRPPSLRPLSPLPSIFSLISRRLHPTSLSTLVMAASNGAAAVDETVAATDSVQEPPQKISKISPLLKVKKLSEKAVLPSRGSALAAGYDLSSAEEMVVPARGKALVPTDLSVAIPHGTYARIAPRSGLALKHSIDVGAGVIDADYRGPVGVILFNHSDADFAVKPGDRIAQMIIEVIATPEVAEVEDLDATVRGDGGFGSTGV; this is encoded by the exons atGGCGGGAATTTTTGGCGCCATCCATTCTCCCGCCGCCGCCTGCCTATTTAGCCCCCGGCGCCCGCCGTCTCTTCGTCCACTCAGCCCACTACCTTCCATATTTTCCCTCATCTCCCGCCGCCTGCACCCAACAAGCCTCTCGACGCTAGTCATGGCCGCTTCCAACGGCGCCGCCGCGGTCGACGAGACCGTCGCCGCCACCGACTCCGTGCAGGAGCCTCCCCAGAAGATCTCCAAGATCTCTCCcctgctcaaggtgaagaagctctCCGAGAAGGCCGTGCTGCCGTCCCGCGGCTCCGCTCTCGCCGCCGGCTACGACCTCTCGAG TGCCGAGGAGATGGTGGTGCCGGCGCGTGGCAAGGCGCTCGTGCCGACCGACCTCAGCGTCGCCATCCCGCACGGAACCTACGCGCGCATCG CGCCCAGGTCGGGGCTGGCGCTGAAGCACTCCATCGACGTGGGCGCCGGCGTGATCGACGCGGACTACCGAGGCCCCGTCGGCGTCATCCTCTTCAACCACTCCGACGCCGACTTCGCCGTGAAGCCCGGCGACAGGATCGCGCAGATGATCATCGAGGTGATCGCGACGCCCGAGGTCGCGGAGGTGGAGGACCTCGACGCCACCGTCCGTGGGGACGGAGGGTTCGGGTCCACCGGCGTCTGA